Proteins found in one Acanthopagrus latus isolate v.2019 chromosome 3, fAcaLat1.1, whole genome shotgun sequence genomic segment:
- the ndufs5 gene encoding NADH dehydrogenase [ubiquinone] iron-sulfur protein 5 gives MPIIDLQKRLGINLDNWLLLQSGDQPYKMPARCHAFEKEWVECSHGIGVTRAKKECLVEFEDFYECMHRQKTHARLFAIRERRDKMVKEGTYTPPPCHSGKADQAP, from the exons ATGCCGATTATAGACCTGCAGAAACGGCTTGGCATCAACCTGGAcaactggctgctgctgcagagcggAGATCAGCCCTATAAGATGCCGGCGCGCTGCCATGCCTTTGAGAAGGAGTGGGTCGAGTGTTCCCACGGCATCGGGGTGACGCGTGCCAAGAAGGAGTGCCTGGTGGAGTTTGAGGACTTCTACGAGTGCATGCACAGGCAGAAGACA cacGCGAGGCTGTTCGCCATCCGTGAGCGGCGTGACAAGATGGTGAAGGAGGGGACCTACACGCCACCGCCCTGCCACTCGGGCAAGGCAGACCAGGCGCCATGA